In Bacteroidales bacterium, a genomic segment contains:
- a CDS encoding GatB/YqeY domain-containing protein: MSLLEKVESEIKQALKNKQKERLEALRSVKTALWKAKTEKAADEKLSEEEEIQVLQKQLKQRKESAEIYEQQNRNELAEAERKEAEVIQEFLPRPMSDEELTEAVREIIDEAGATSMKDMGKVMGIANRRLAGKAEGKAIAGKVKSMLSGE; encoded by the coding sequence ATGTCTTTATTGGAAAAGGTAGAGTCTGAGATCAAACAGGCTTTAAAAAACAAACAAAAAGAGCGTCTGGAAGCTTTGCGTTCCGTAAAGACTGCGCTCTGGAAAGCCAAGACTGAGAAGGCGGCTGACGAGAAGCTTTCTGAGGAAGAAGAGATTCAGGTTTTGCAAAAACAACTGAAGCAGCGGAAAGAGTCGGCTGAGATCTATGAACAGCAGAACCGCAATGAGCTGGCAGAAGCCGAACGTAAGGAAGCGGAGGTTATACAGGAATTTTTGCCCCGGCCCATGAGCGATGAGGAGCTTACTGAGGCGGTCAGGGAGATCATTGATGAGGCAGGGGCCACCTCCATGAAAGATATGGGCAAGGTAATGGGTATTGCCAATCGCCGGCTGGCAGGTAAAGCCGAGGGCAAGGCCATTGCCGGCAAAGTGAAATCCATGCTTTCCGGCGAGTAG
- a CDS encoding heavy metal-binding domain-containing protein, whose translation MIITNTEHIARKEVMETLGLVRGNSTRARFFGRDIVAFFKNIAGGEISEYNDLLSNTRNIAIERMAKEAEKMGADAVMNIRFNTANVAQGVSEILAYGTAVKLKDIE comes from the coding sequence ATGATCATTACCAATACAGAACATATTGCCCGGAAAGAAGTTATGGAAACTCTTGGTTTGGTGCGGGGAAACAGCACCAGGGCCCGCTTTTTCGGCCGTGATATCGTCGCTTTTTTTAAGAATATTGCAGGCGGAGAGATTTCCGAGTACAACGATCTGCTCAGCAATACCAGAAATATAGCCATTGAGCGGATGGCGAAGGAAGCAGAAAAAATGGGTGCCGATGCAGTGATGAACATCCGGTTTAATACAGCCAATGTAGCTCAGGGAGTGAGTGAAATACTGGCTTATGGAACAGCAGTAAAATTGAAAGATATAGAATGA
- the ftsZ gene encoding cell division protein FtsZ → MAEDRLMNFDLPVDNSSIIKVVGIGGGGGNAINHMYDQGIKDVNFVVCNTDAQALSRSPVSVKIQLGESLTEGRGAGNKPEIGKQAAIENLDDVMEALSSHTKMVFLTAGMGGGTGTGAIPIIAKAAKEQGILTVAIVTIPFRFEGQRRISQAIEGINELGEHVDSLLVINNEKLREVAGNMKLSEAFSHADNILAAAAKGIAEIITVPGYVNVDFADVHTVLANSGVALMGTGMAEGESRATKAIEEALSSPLLNDNDITGTENILLNINSGTEEITMDEIGEITDYINGEVGANPNIIWGTGTDETLENKVSVTIIATGFEDNSIPELYAKKSYKRKVTLEEGAREGESGGYTQYTRNEEDHSEAPGNNQRTFDFDIHNEENEDQFIVKHKKDKDAGGENQTLMEKDEMLEKIRENREKSGKSKNVLRDLKNVEALENEPAYKRKKIKIDHPKYSKESKVSRYTLSDDEMDEQGKKKTRLRENNSYLHDNVD, encoded by the coding sequence ATGGCTGAAGACAGACTTATGAATTTCGATCTCCCGGTTGATAACTCTTCCATTATTAAGGTTGTAGGTATAGGCGGGGGAGGAGGCAATGCCATCAATCATATGTATGATCAGGGCATAAAAGACGTTAACTTTGTAGTATGCAATACCGATGCGCAGGCTCTATCCAGAAGTCCGGTTTCTGTGAAGATACAGCTTGGCGAATCCCTCACTGAAGGCCGTGGTGCGGGAAACAAGCCGGAAATTGGCAAGCAGGCTGCCATTGAAAATCTGGATGATGTGATGGAAGCATTGAGCAGCCACACCAAAATGGTGTTTCTTACTGCCGGCATGGGAGGAGGCACCGGCACCGGGGCCATTCCCATTATTGCCAAGGCTGCTAAAGAGCAGGGAATTCTTACCGTTGCCATTGTGACCATCCCCTTCCGTTTTGAAGGACAGCGGAGGATCAGCCAGGCTATAGAAGGCATTAATGAACTTGGAGAGCATGTGGATTCCCTGCTCGTTATCAATAATGAAAAGCTGCGGGAGGTGGCAGGGAACATGAAACTCTCGGAAGCCTTTTCCCATGCAGATAACATACTGGCTGCCGCCGCCAAAGGAATTGCAGAGATCATCACAGTGCCCGGTTATGTAAATGTGGATTTTGCCGATGTCCACACCGTACTGGCCAACAGTGGTGTAGCTCTCATGGGAACCGGCATGGCTGAAGGCGAAAGTCGGGCTACCAAGGCCATAGAAGAAGCCCTTAGCTCCCCGCTGCTGAATGACAATGACATTACCGGCACGGAAAATATCCTGCTCAACATCAATTCGGGCACTGAGGAGATCACCATGGATGAAATCGGGGAGATCACCGATTATATCAACGGAGAAGTGGGTGCCAATCCGAATATCATCTGGGGTACCGGTACCGATGAAACCCTTGAAAATAAGGTCAGTGTAACCATTATCGCTACAGGATTTGAGGACAACAGCATTCCTGAACTGTATGCCAAAAAATCCTACAAGCGGAAAGTCACCCTTGAAGAAGGAGCCCGGGAAGGAGAATCTGGGGGTTATACCCAATATACCAGGAACGAAGAGGATCATTCTGAAGCCCCGGGAAATAACCAGAGAACATTTGATTTCGACATCCATAACGAAGAAAACGAGGATCAATTCATCGTTAAGCACAAGAAGGATAAGGATGCCGGCGGGGAAAACCAAACCCTTATGGAGAAGGATGAAATGCTGGAAAAAATCCGGGAGAACCGCGAGAAATCCGGAAAATCCAAAAATGTGTTGCGGGATCTGAAAAATGTGGAAGCCCTGGAGAACGAACCGGCTTATAAACGCAAAAAGATAAAGATCGATCATCCGAAATACAGCAAGGAGTCCAAGGTATCGAGATATACCCTCTCGGATGACGAGATGGATGAACAGGGCAAGAAAAAGACCCGTTTAAGGGAAAACAATTCCTATCTTCACGATAACGTTGATTAA
- the ftsA gene encoding cell division protein FtsA, translating to MSYNEHLVAAVDIGTTKVAAIVGKIKENGKVDIMGVSKTPSTGIKRGVVQNIDETVNAIKKTVNEVQAASGTSLTNVFVGIAGQHIKTIRNRGYINRNSSEDEITKEDIDALINEMYNISIDVGEEIIHVLPQNFIVDNETGIKNPVGMLGRRVEANFHIVIGQITSARNIGKCISKAGLSLNELILQPLASSTAILTADEKEAGVTLVDIGGGTTDVAVYYDEIIRHTAVIPFGGDVVTKDIKEGCSILQRQAELLKVQYGSALGDLAREDEVVSIPGISGREPKEITLKSLAYIIQSRMEEILNAVLYEIENSGYYDRMSAGIVVTGGGALLRDLPQLIKFVTGMDVRLGYPAVRLASESVKEVNDPIFSTSVGLVLKGHEIYEQDREKYAQKEEPEEESQEENEPAEQENDRKNLFSRLKDAFNDIFEENDTEM from the coding sequence ATGAGTTATAACGAACATCTTGTCGCTGCTGTAGACATAGGAACCACCAAGGTTGCTGCCATCGTAGGTAAAATAAAAGAGAACGGTAAGGTTGATATTATGGGGGTAAGCAAGACTCCCTCCACAGGTATTAAACGTGGAGTAGTTCAGAATATCGATGAAACTGTGAACGCCATCAAAAAGACCGTCAATGAGGTTCAGGCTGCCTCGGGAACCTCATTGACCAACGTTTTTGTCGGTATTGCCGGACAACATATTAAGACCATACGGAACAGGGGATACATCAATCGCAATTCCTCGGAAGATGAGATCACAAAGGAAGACATCGATGCCCTTATCAATGAGATGTATAACATTTCCATTGATGTGGGTGAAGAAATCATTCATGTATTGCCTCAGAATTTTATTGTGGACAATGAAACCGGCATTAAAAATCCGGTGGGAATGTTGGGCCGACGGGTGGAAGCCAATTTCCATATAGTGATCGGGCAGATCACCTCGGCCAGGAACATCGGAAAATGCATCAGCAAGGCAGGGCTTTCCCTGAATGAGCTTATTCTGCAGCCACTGGCTTCATCTACTGCCATTCTTACTGCCGATGAAAAGGAAGCCGGAGTGACCCTCGTGGATATAGGCGGGGGAACGACTGATGTGGCGGTCTATTACGATGAGATCATCCGTCATACTGCTGTGATACCCTTTGGCGGGGATGTGGTAACCAAGGACATCAAGGAAGGATGTTCCATCCTACAGCGTCAGGCCGAATTGTTGAAAGTACAGTATGGTTCGGCATTGGGAGATCTTGCACGGGAAGATGAAGTGGTGTCCATACCCGGTATCAGCGGTAGAGAACCCAAGGAAATTACGCTGAAAAGCCTGGCTTATATCATTCAATCCAGGATGGAAGAGATATTGAATGCGGTGCTTTATGAAATTGAGAATTCCGGCTATTATGACAGGATGAGCGCAGGGATAGTCGTCACCGGGGGTGGCGCGTTGCTGAGAGATCTGCCCCAGCTTATAAAGTTTGTAACCGGTATGGATGTCCGGCTCGGTTATCCGGCGGTCAGACTTGCTTCCGAAAGCGTTAAGGAGGTCAACGATCCCATATTTTCCACCAGTGTTGGACTGGTATTGAAGGGCCATGAAATCTACGAACAGGACAGGGAGAAATACGCACAGAAAGAAGAACCGGAAGAGGAGTCGCAGGAAGAAAATGAGCCCGCCGAACAGGAGAATGACAGGAAAAACCTTTTTTCCAGGCTTAAAGATGCTTTCAATGATATATTCGAAGAAAACGATACGGAAATGTAG
- a CDS encoding UDP-N-acetylmuramate--L-alanine ligase, whose translation MNLERINRVYFIGVGGIGMSALARYFNSLGKVVAGYDRVSKPLTQQLEKEGVIIHYEDEPGLIPSAFTQNKKRTLVVYTPAIKKDHKELNYFRENGYAVLKRSEVLGEISRNKTCMAVAGTHGKTSVSSMLAHLLNNSSFGCNAFLGGILKNYDSNLIINKKSNLMVVEADEFDRSFLNLSPNMALITSIDEDHLDIYNDKASIKEAFEEFAGKLPQNGTLVCHKDVSLKIPEEKDLKTYTYSLNAGADFYASNIEITDAKYRFDLVTPRETLKNFTLSIPGLVNVENAVAALTMAYLQRVDREYLFKNLSAFQGVQRRFDIQFNQNGVVYIDDYAHHPREISYTIRSVRDFYPKKKIIGVFQPHLYSRTQHFAYQFAKSLEQLDEVILLDVYPAREEPIPGVNSEIILKHIENIPATICAREDLPDMLSKREIEALITMGAGDIDRLVGPICDQLQERYGNE comes from the coding sequence ATGAATCTGGAACGGATAAATAGAGTGTATTTTATCGGTGTGGGAGGCATCGGAATGAGCGCCCTTGCCAGGTATTTCAATAGTCTGGGTAAGGTGGTTGCCGGCTACGACAGGGTATCCAAACCCCTGACGCAGCAACTGGAGAAAGAAGGCGTTATCATCCATTATGAGGATGAGCCGGGATTGATCCCCTCAGCATTCACCCAGAACAAGAAGCGTACACTGGTTGTCTATACTCCGGCTATTAAAAAGGATCATAAGGAGCTGAATTATTTTAGGGAAAACGGCTATGCAGTACTTAAGCGGTCTGAAGTGCTGGGTGAGATTTCCAGAAATAAAACCTGTATGGCTGTCGCCGGCACACACGGGAAAACAAGCGTATCTTCCATGTTGGCACATCTGCTCAATAACAGTTCCTTTGGCTGTAATGCCTTTCTCGGGGGAATACTGAAGAATTATGATTCGAATCTTATAATCAATAAGAAAAGCAATCTGATGGTGGTGGAAGCCGATGAGTTTGACCGTTCGTTCCTGAACCTGAGTCCGAATATGGCTTTGATCACTTCCATCGATGAAGATCACCTGGATATTTACAACGACAAAGCTTCTATAAAGGAGGCCTTTGAGGAGTTTGCAGGTAAATTGCCTCAGAACGGTACGCTTGTTTGTCACAAAGACGTTTCCTTGAAAATCCCTGAGGAGAAAGATCTGAAAACTTATACTTATTCTCTGAATGCCGGCGCCGACTTTTATGCCTCTAATATTGAGATCACCGATGCCAAGTACCGGTTCGATCTGGTGACTCCCCGGGAAACATTGAAAAATTTCACCTTGTCCATACCCGGGCTGGTGAATGTTGAAAATGCAGTGGCCGCTCTTACCATGGCTTATCTGCAAAGGGTGGACAGGGAATATTTGTTCAAAAATCTATCTGCCTTTCAGGGCGTTCAAAGGAGATTTGATATACAATTTAATCAGAATGGGGTGGTGTATATTGATGATTATGCTCATCATCCCAGGGAGATAAGCTATACCATTCGTTCTGTACGGGACTTTTATCCGAAGAAAAAGATCATTGGGGTGTTTCAGCCTCATTTGTATTCCAGAACGCAGCATTTTGCGTATCAATTTGCAAAAAGCCTTGAACAGCTGGATGAAGTCATTCTACTGGATGTTTATCCCGCGAGAGAGGAGCCGATCCCCGGGGTCAATTCGGAAATTATACTGAAACACATTGAAAACATTCCGGCCACTATATGTGCCCGGGAAGATCTGCCTGATATGTTAAGCAAAAGGGAGATAGAAGCATTGATAACCATGGGAGCCGGCGATATTGACAGGCTGGTCGGGCCCATTTGTGATCAACTGCAGGAACGTTACGGAAATGAATAA
- the murG gene encoding undecaprenyldiphospho-muramoylpentapeptide beta-N-acetylglucosaminyltransferase gives MSDKELNVIISGGGTGGHVFPALAIADALHRLEYRVNILFVGAVGRMEMKKVPDAGYRIVGLPVAGIQRRLTWKNLLVPFKLIRSLNRSRNIIKDFKPDVVVGVGGYASGPIVRVAEKRGIPVLIQEQNSYAGITNRMLAGKADKICVAYEGMEKYFPAEKIEITGNPLRSNLLNIADKKEEGLKHFELSGEMKTILVLGGSGGARSVNESIIEHLWEFEKEDVQLIWQCGKNYYSRALDEVKHFSLPHVRLVDFIDRMDLAYAVADVIISRAGAGTISELALIKKPAILVPSPNVAEDHQTKNAMSLVEKNAAVLVEDEDARFFLVSKAFTLLEDDNKRKELSDNIAKIAKPDSAARIAEEVVRLADK, from the coding sequence ATGAGTGATAAAGAGTTAAATGTCATCATTAGCGGAGGAGGAACTGGCGGACATGTTTTTCCGGCTCTGGCCATTGCGGATGCTTTGCATCGGCTGGAATACCGGGTGAATATTCTTTTTGTAGGGGCAGTAGGCCGGATGGAAATGAAGAAGGTTCCGGATGCAGGCTATCGGATCGTTGGCTTACCGGTTGCAGGGATACAACGCAGGCTTACGTGGAAAAATCTTCTGGTGCCCTTTAAGTTGATAAGAAGCTTAAATCGCTCACGCAATATTATTAAAGATTTTAAGCCTGATGTGGTGGTTGGGGTAGGAGGTTATGCCAGTGGTCCAATTGTTAGAGTAGCAGAAAAAAGAGGCATTCCGGTGCTCATTCAGGAACAGAATTCCTATGCAGGTATTACCAACAGGATGCTTGCCGGCAAAGCCGATAAAATTTGTGTGGCTTATGAGGGCATGGAAAAATATTTTCCCGCCGAAAAGATCGAGATAACCGGTAATCCGTTAAGGAGCAATTTGCTGAATATTGCGGATAAAAAAGAGGAAGGCCTGAAACATTTTGAGCTTTCCGGAGAGATGAAAACCATCCTTGTGCTGGGAGGAAGTGGTGGCGCCCGATCGGTCAATGAAAGCATTATAGAGCATCTCTGGGAGTTTGAAAAGGAAGATGTACAACTTATCTGGCAATGCGGCAAGAATTATTATTCGCGTGCGCTGGATGAAGTGAAGCATTTCAGTCTTCCCCATGTTAGACTGGTGGATTTCATCGACCGGATGGACCTTGCCTATGCAGTTGCTGATGTGATTATCTCAAGAGCTGGAGCAGGAACGATCTCTGAGCTGGCTTTGATAAAGAAACCTGCGATCCTGGTTCCTTCTCCCAATGTGGCTGAGGACCATCAGACAAAGAATGCCATGTCGTTGGTTGAAAAAAACGCCGCCGTGCTGGTTGAAGACGAGGATGCCAGGTTTTTCCTGGTAAGTAAAGCGTTCACTTTACTGGAGGATGACAATAAGCGAAAAGAATTGTCGGACAATATAGCTAAAATAGCCAAACCCGATTCTGCAGCAAGAATCGCGGAAGAAGTTGTAAGGCTGGCTGATAAATGA
- a CDS encoding FtsW/RodA/SpoVE family cell cycle protein — protein MREILAKYFKGDGVIWGVVILLSLVSLLAVYSSTGTLAYQSQDASAASYILKHFSLLVLSLVIIFVVHNIPFKLYSRLSQIFLLIALILLVLTISSGTTYNQARRWLTVPGIGLTLQTSDFAKLALVMYVARILSVKQYSIRHSREVLGYLFIPILLVCGMILPSNFSTAAILFTTVMILMFIGRVRIKYLFSLVLVGIFLLAVLVGGIMLAGHQARVTTWENRVEGFVGGEEQDNYQVEQSKIAIATGGLLGKGPGNSTQRDFLPHAYSDFIYALIVEEYGFLGGLMILFLYLFLLYRAGVIVKKSTRTFGAFLSIGLSLLLVLQAIINMGVTVRLFPVTGQTLPFVSMGGSSLVFTSIAIGIILNVSRSVDKDKALSDKEETEDAETEDEYENEKEGQEDE, from the coding sequence ATGAGGGAAATTCTGGCAAAATATTTCAAAGGAGATGGCGTGATCTGGGGGGTAGTGATCCTTCTTTCCCTGGTTTCCTTACTGGCAGTTTACAGTTCTACCGGTACACTGGCATATCAGTCACAGGATGCAAGCGCAGCCAGCTATATATTGAAGCATTTTTCCCTGCTTGTATTAAGCCTGGTCATCATTTTTGTGGTGCATAACATCCCTTTTAAATTATACTCCCGCCTTTCACAGATATTTTTACTGATTGCGCTCATTTTGCTTGTACTGACAATTTCCAGCGGAACTACTTATAACCAGGCCAGAAGGTGGCTTACCGTGCCCGGTATTGGGCTTACCCTCCAAACTTCAGATTTTGCCAAGCTGGCCCTGGTAATGTATGTTGCACGGATATTGTCCGTTAAACAATATAGCATCCGGCATTCCAGGGAAGTGTTGGGCTATTTGTTTATCCCCATTCTGTTGGTATGCGGAATGATACTGCCGTCCAATTTTTCCACGGCAGCCATACTCTTTACCACCGTGATGATCCTCATGTTTATCGGCAGGGTGAGAATAAAATATTTGTTTTCGCTGGTGCTGGTGGGCATCTTTCTATTGGCCGTTCTGGTAGGGGGTATCATGTTGGCCGGTCATCAGGCACGTGTGACTACATGGGAGAACAGAGTCGAAGGATTTGTAGGAGGTGAGGAGCAAGACAACTACCAGGTGGAGCAGTCTAAGATAGCCATTGCTACCGGTGGTTTACTTGGAAAAGGTCCGGGAAACAGCACACAGCGTGATTTTCTTCCCCATGCCTATTCTGATTTCATCTATGCCTTGATTGTTGAAGAATATGGATTTCTTGGCGGACTGATGATACTGTTTCTCTATTTGTTTCTTCTTTACAGGGCAGGGGTGATTGTGAAGAAAAGCACCCGGACCTTCGGAGCTTTTCTCTCCATAGGTCTGTCTTTGTTGCTTGTTCTCCAGGCCATCATCAATATGGGTGTTACGGTGCGTTTGTTTCCCGTTACGGGGCAAACGCTGCCGTTTGTAAGTATGGGCGGCTCGTCGCTGGTATTCACCAGCATCGCCATTGGCATTATATTAAACGTGAGCAGATCAGTAGACAAAGATAAAGCTCTATCTGATAAAGAAGAAACGGAAGATGCGGAAACAGAAGATGAATATGAAAATGAGAAAGAGGGTCAGGAAGATGAGTGA
- the murD gene encoding UDP-N-acetylmuramoyl-L-alanine--D-glutamate ligase yields the protein MNNRMVILGAGESGAGSAVLAKKQGFEVFVSDQGAVKPTYRDLLQKHDITWEEGTHSENEILKAGEVIKSPGIPEDANVVVKVREQGIPVISEIEFASRYTSAYTICITGSNGKTTTAKLTHFMLDNSGLNAGLAGNVGNSFAYQVATAAYDYYVIELSSFQLDGIYEFKPDIAILLNITPDHLDRYGHQLQRYVDSKFRITMNLDAGNLFVYNADDEIIQAELSKRKLAAEQVPFSHQAGTAPGAFIENETMHVIYKNSELTMSIHDLALKGKHNAYNSMAASIAAQALNIRKESIRKSLANFQGVEHRLEHVLKIHGIEFVNDSKATNVNSTWYALESMPGNLIWIAGGQDKGNDYSFLRDLVSSKVKAIICLGVDNTKIHQAFQDIVDTIVDTKSAEEAVRTAYYLGKKGDTVLLSPACASFDLFENYEERGDQFKQAVRRL from the coding sequence ATGAATAACAGAATGGTCATATTGGGTGCGGGTGAAAGCGGAGCAGGTTCTGCTGTTTTGGCAAAAAAACAGGGATTTGAAGTGTTTGTATCGGATCAGGGGGCGGTGAAGCCAACCTATAGAGATCTGCTTCAAAAGCATGATATTACCTGGGAAGAAGGAACCCACAGCGAAAATGAAATCCTGAAGGCCGGGGAAGTGATCAAAAGTCCGGGTATACCCGAGGATGCGAATGTTGTTGTGAAGGTCCGGGAACAGGGCATACCTGTGATCTCGGAGATTGAATTTGCCTCCCGTTATACTTCTGCCTATACCATCTGCATCACCGGAAGCAATGGTAAGACCACTACGGCTAAGCTTACCCACTTTATGCTGGATAATTCAGGATTGAATGCTGGTTTGGCCGGCAATGTGGGCAACAGTTTTGCTTATCAGGTGGCTACCGCGGCGTATGATTATTATGTGATTGAACTCAGCTCCTTCCAGCTTGACGGAATTTATGAGTTTAAGCCCGATATTGCTATTTTACTGAACATCACACCGGATCACCTGGACCGATACGGGCATCAGTTACAAAGATATGTCGATTCCAAATTCCGCATCACCATGAACCTCGATGCCGGGAATCTTTTTGTTTATAATGCGGATGATGAGATCATACAGGCAGAGTTGTCCAAAAGGAAGCTGGCTGCTGAACAGGTCCCGTTTTCCCATCAAGCCGGTACTGCGCCGGGTGCTTTTATTGAAAATGAAACCATGCATGTAATCTATAAAAACAGTGAACTCACTATGTCAATACATGATCTTGCACTAAAGGGCAAACACAATGCGTATAATTCCATGGCCGCTTCAATTGCGGCCCAGGCACTGAACATTCGTAAAGAGTCGATACGAAAGAGTCTTGCAAATTTTCAGGGGGTGGAACATCGTCTGGAACATGTGCTGAAAATTCACGGTATTGAGTTTGTCAATGATTCTAAGGCTACGAATGTCAATTCTACCTGGTATGCGTTGGAAAGTATGCCCGGAAATCTTATCTGGATTGCCGGCGGGCAGGATAAAGGCAATGACTATTCTTTTCTGCGGGATTTGGTATCCAGTAAAGTTAAGGCCATTATCTGCCTTGGAGTGGACAATACGAAAATTCACCAGGCTTTCCAAGATATCGTAGATACCATTGTAGACACCAAATCGGCTGAAGAAGCTGTTCGTACTGCTTATTATCTGGGTAAGAAAGGGGATACCGTACTCCTTTCACCGGCATGTGCCAGCTTCGATCTTTTTGAAAATTATGAAGAGCGTGGCGATCAGTTTAAACAGGCTGTACGCAGGCTATAA